The DNA region TGGTCAAGTAATGGGATCAGAAAGAAAGCAAGCACTTCAAATTATGTAAAAGTAACAACAAATTAAATTTACTAGCATTAGCTTGGACGACAAGACAGAAAATTGGGTAACAAATAGCTAAAACCTCTGAGTCAGATTGCCCAAATGAAGTGGACCGAAAACAATCAACATCCGGTCGCTGAGCGCCTTGAAAATGCCCAACATCCCATTCATAACCTTCCGGAAAATCAAACCAGAATCTATTAGCACAAAGGCACTTGAAATATTAAATTATGCAAAAGAAATAGCAAAGACGATAGCTGACTTTTACAGAGAGCATAATAAGATGTTTCACTTTAAGTGGCCTTTTGGTTTATATACAAGACATGGAATGGgacctaagttgctcggacacgggcGCGGGTGTCCGACatgggtgcggatctagaggtcggatccttcgagatgtaaattctaagattcggtGATACGGATCCTAGTACACGGGTGCGGGGATatggctaaaaataattcaacaaaataaaaatataaaaatatatctaaattttgtggaatacttatgtatagcttgtaaagtgtgaatttcttttttactttcaagttgtagataagtaaaggattgatttcctagataaggtatgctattttcttcaaatttaccctagttttggttctgatttcgagaatcaaattgtatctcatCTCGAATTTTTCCGTCCGTCGCGGTCAAAGTacccaaattgtttgaccagatccggtacggatcccatacccacCCCCATACTAGTGTCGTATCGACACGGGTACGGCACCTAAACTGCCATGCCGGAGCAACTTAGAATGGGACTAGACTGGTCCAATCATAGATTTAAAACGTAGAGCATGAAGCTGTAGACAATTACAAGTGTTAGCATGTTAGAATGTTAGAATCACTGTTTAAGTGTTGATATTAAGTTAGTGATTGACGAATTAAATATAAGATGAATGGTGTCTTATATTCCATATTCACCACGTCATCAATATCTCCTCTTCTCTTATTTCTTGCGTGGTATCGCAGCTAAACATTGTGATAGAGACTTAAGTAGCTTCCGGATATCCCTCAATTGTGGGATAAAACAATCCCATGAGGGGGCTGGGAATATATGTACTTCTACAAGAATAACAGGTTTATTTACCTTGAGCAGGGTGAAACTTAAACAACCAGCATCAAGAGTTGGCCACATTGTTTAATCAGGCCAACCCCATAAATATAACACCTCCAGAGCATTCGAAGAAACACTAAAAATGTCAGTAACAAGCAACAGAAGAATACTTACCATTTCTCACATCAAGAAGTATACAACTGGGATTGATGTTTTCATGTGATGAACTATTAGTGTTATTTACAGCTTCCAATCTATTCCTCCATTCAGATGGTGCCAAAGGTTCCGCTCTCATAGATGGATCAAGCAAAGGAAGGTGAGAAATCCCTCCTTCCAACTGTTGACAAAATGTTAAAAGTATCAATATAAGCTTTAAACAACAGAGAAAGGATATATTAATATATACATTGGTCCTCTATAAATGGATAAACTTTCCCCCTTGAACCTCAGAAAAGCACTACTTATGCAGATGCTTCTTTTATAAGGAAATTGTAAGCCTACCTTACCGTCAATGGGAGCTACTTATGCAGATGCTAAGACATGCCCATATGAACCATCAATCCCAACTTCTTTTCCAATATCTTTGCTGACCTTCAAGTTTCATTCAACATCTAAGATTTCCACAAATTAAGAAATATGCGGTAATTTGAAAATACGGACGCTATAGGTTTTTATTGTTTTAAGAACATTTGAATTGTTAATTGATTGTGCAAACCTCTCTAAGAGCAATCTGTATGTACTGCATCCACTATCTACTTCCTCTATAGTCAATCTTAAATTGAAATCCTTTTCTGAGCTTACCTCTCATAAGATCAGTCTTAAAGTGGGTTATTCTGCTGAGCCACTTTGACTTTGGTACTGACAATTGATCACTTGAGAAAACAAATCTTGGGAAAGCTAAACAGAAATACTATACTACTAAATCCATTACTTCATTTTGCtcttttttatcttttcctttagcTGGCCGAAGGGTATAAAATAATATGACAGTTTTAAACCAAAAGATGTTGACCAAATAGTCATATTTGCATTAGTCTTGTAATTGTCAGGAAGAAAGAACACAGAAGCTGATGAGTTAGTTGCCTGCCCGCAAGAAGACATAATACTGGGCCAAAGAGGCTGCTATATCAAACAGAACAAAGCGCAAATCTAAAGTAATAAGCATGTCTTTACGATATACATAATCTGACAATTGCAGTTATTGGGTGGGAGTAATAAAAGCAAAATTTAAACTCTATCAATTCACATGTCATGAAGAAAAGATATCCCTTAAGTTATTACCCATGAAGTAGCTGGTGAGCCAGACAAGCAGGAAACAGCATGCAGGAATGAGACAGTGCGAGACTTGCCTGTACAAGAGAGGGCTTATAACGCAACTTCAATCTTGGAAAGGTATGCCCGTTTGATGCTGGCGAGATCTGGACCAGTACATCAGAAAATCTGAGGTCTTCCCTCACCCAACTAACATAAGCAAGAGCATCCTTTTTTGGTCCACTGTACTGCACCAACAGGAAGTATTAGAAGACAGAATAACTTTGTTTGACTTATAGCTGGCAAGGAGGATTTAGAGTGGCCTGTAGCAACACTGAGCTGGTGATCTAAAGAATTTTCAGTTCAGAACCACAGGAATATGATTTCTTAGGAAAAGATATACTTTGAGGACCATGAGGCATGCTAATCATTAACCTATCCTTTCTGCGTTCatttaaggataaaataaaagtaaaaaaaagactaactttttacatttttttaacaGGTACGCCCTATCTTGCTTCATATCGCTCTTTCTATCCTAAATTGGATGTCTAGCTTTCTTTTTATCTCTGTCCTAAAATTATGTTCACTTTACTCGAAGAAAGAGTTCAAAACATATTATACTACACAAATTCCATGGATCCTATTCCTACACTTACCAGTACATCATTTTTCCTAGTCTAAAAGAAAAACTCAAGACCTAATTAATGGcctccaaatatttttttttaataattgtgATATCCAGATCAGCTTGCGTGCAGCTCGACTAATTCCACGaggtacctgctacctcccaccagcacagGTACTGGGTGTCTGTCCACTAACGCTTGGACAGATGGAAAAAAATCACGCAGTGTGTTTGCCTCCGCTAGGATTTGAACCAGAGACCGCGTGGTTCTCAATCCACTTCATTtaccactaggccacacccttaagtgcaaaacataaataaaaattaaaaaatcaaataatgGCCTCCACATATTCCCTCCCACCAAATATTAAACAATCAAAGTTTTGAGCTCTCAGCTgaatattgaataaaaataccGAGTAGAACcatgatattcaaatttttggttaaacaatagCAACGCCCAAAGCAGAAAACAAAAGGCTAAGAACAGTGTGATAGTAACAAAACAGTCCTACCTGTGCATTAATTCCCTGTTGGTTTAAGTATATGCGGCCATGTACATCTCGTCCCTGCATCAAAGAGAAATATGTTATATTAATCTGACTGAGCACTTAACACATAATCAAGAATTGCACTGATATACATGCAGTAGTATGTAGTACCAAAAAGCTATCAACGTTTTGGAGCCAAGGAGTTTTTATAAAATACATGATCTGAAGTAAAATGATCTCAATTGAAAAGAGCAAGTTGCCTTCAACCACCACAGAGCTTGAAATCCAAGCCAGTAATAATTGATAAACTCTGTATGCAGCATAATCCATGATCCTTTAAACTGCTTCTCCGGGTTAGAGAAAATAACTGTAATCCTTGTTTTGGAATACATATGGCAAGATCTAGAttcaaaacatcaaatatttaaaataaaaatataacatgCAAAGTTAAGTCAAAATCTTCCTCTTCCTCAAGGTGAATGAAACTATAACTATGTCCTCCACCAAAATTGGATGACATCTTAAATGAACACCAACTCTATCCTCTTTCACCAGTATTATAGaattcaaaccaaataaaatgAAAAGCATATCTTAGAAAAGTCAGGAGAGTTGGACTACTTTCCAATCCAGGTGATGTTAATTGTTAGCACTAAAAACCTCTTG from Nicotiana tabacum cultivar K326 chromosome 24, ASM71507v2, whole genome shotgun sequence includes:
- the LOC107774396 gene encoding rhodanese-like domain-containing protein 8, chloroplastic isoform X3, which translates into the protein MDYAAYRVYQLLLAWISSSVVVEGNLLFSIEIILLQIMYFIKTPWLQNVDSFLGRDVHGRIYLNQQGINAQYSGPKKDALAYVSWVREDLRFSDVLVQISPASNGHTFPRLKLRYKPSLVQLEGGISHLPLLDPSMRAEPLAPSEWRNRLEAVNNTNSSSHENINPSCILLDVRNGYEWDVGHFQGAQRPDVDCFRSTSFGQSDSEVIASDPLAAVDKERTDILMYCTGGIRCDVYSAILRKQGFKRLYTLKGGVSHYLEREGSVGWVGNLFVFDARLSLPPSTYKPEVGIEASTKLKGSLDNSFAKCYICGSQVCELRHRNCANLDCNLLFLCCAGCVKDLRGCCCSQCTSARRLRPVLTGNQRYQKWHNYRDFELQSR